The following nucleotide sequence is from Pandoraea thiooxydans.
GCCGATTCGGCGGTGCTCGCGCCCGCCGCGCTGGCGATTGCGATCTGGCTGGCCGCCAGCCGGGCCTGGCGCCTGGCAACGCTGTGGTGCGCGTTGTTCGGCGTCGGCGTGGTGATGGTCGCGGCAACCAAGATCGCCTTCATCGGTTGGGGATTGGGGGTGCGGTCGCTGAATTTCACGGGCATCAGCGGCCACACGATGCTGGCCACCGCCGTCTACCCGACCATCCTTTGGCTCGTGCTGCAGCGTTACCGGCCGGCGGTGCGCAACACGGGCGCCGCGCTCGGGCTCCTGTTCGGTGTCATTGTCGGCCTGTCGCGACTGGTGCTGCATGCGCATTCGCCATCCGAAGTGGTCGCCGGGTGCCTGTGGGGCGCGGTCGTCAGCATCGGGTTCATCGCACTGTCGCAATTGCGCAGCCTGCCGGCCCTGCATCCGTTGATGTTCGTCTGCAGTCTGCTGCTTATCGGCGCGGTGTTGTACGGCACGCGGGCGCCGAGTCAGCGTCTGATCATTCGCACCGCGCTGGCGCTGTCGGGCCATCACGAGCCTTATATACGCGTTACCTGGCGCATGCGTGGCACGGGCCGCAACCAACCCGCTCATGCGGCGCCTGTGTGCCGCGACGGGTTGTCGGGAACATAGCGCCGAGCTGTTCTTGCCGGGCGTTGCCCGATAGTGTCGTCTTGCCGTGCGTCATACCCATGGATATCGATCGCCGATGAATTCACTGCCGTTTCTCGAACGTTTCTCCCTGCAGGGGCAATGCGCGCTGGTGACCGGCGGCGCGCGCGGGCTCGGGTTCGAAATCGCCCGCGCGATGGCCGGCGCCGGCGCGCACGTGGTCATCTCGGGGCGCGACCCGGCTCGCCTCGAGCAGGCACGGGAAGTCATCGCGGCCGGTGGCTCGGCAGTATCGGGCGCTGCTTTCGACATGGCCGACACGGCGGCGATGCGCGCGGCGCTCGGCGCCATCGTCGCCCGCCAGGGGCGGCTCGATATCGTGGTGAACTGCGTCGGCGCTCGCTCGCGCCAACCGCTGCAGGATTTCGCCGATGACGATATTCGCGCACTGCTGGAGACCGATCTGACCGCCGGTATCCTGTTGGCGCGCGAAGCGGCCCGGCATATGCTGGCGCGCGGCCATGGACGGCTGATTACCGTGACTTCGATTGCCGGTCATGTCGCGCGCGCGGGCGATGCCGTCTACACGGCGGCCAAGCAGGGGCTGACCGGACTGGTACGGGCGCTGGCCGTCGAATATGGCGCGCACGGCATTACCAGCAATGCCATTGCGCCGGGATTTTTCGCCACCGAGACGAACGCGCCGATGGTGACCGACCCCGCGATCGTCGCCCATGTCGAGCGGCGCATTCCGCTCAAGCGCTGGGGCCGGCCCGATGAGATCGCCGGCGCGGCGGTGTTTCTCGCCTCGCCCGCGGCGTCATTCGTCAACGGCCATGTGCTGACGGTGGATGGCGGTATGACGATTACGATGTGAACCCGGCTGCGCGGGGCTGCCGCTCAGGAAAAAATCCGGCGCGCGTGAATGCCCAGGCCGGTAGCCACGCTGGCCAGCCGATCGCCTGCCACCGGCAAGGCGTTCGGAAAGGCAGCGGCCAGCGCGTTCGACAGAAAGCGCAATCCGGTCGAGCCGCCGGTGAAGTAGAGCGCGTCGATCGCCTGCGGAGCGACGCCGGCGGCGCGCGCGGTGTGTGTAGCAGCGGCCACGATGCGCTGCGTTTCCTCGCGTGTCGACTCGATCAATCCATGCTCGTCGAACGCGAGCGACAGATCCTCCTCCAGTAATTCCAGATCGATGCGCGTAGCGCTTCCGGCAGCCACGGCGATCTTGGCGTCTTCCGCGCAGCCGGCCAGCGCATGCCCCAGGCGCTGCGTGACGGTGCGCATCAGGCGGTCGTGATGGATCGGATCGGCGTAGAGATGGCGCATCAGGCGAATCTCGGCTGAGCGCTTGGGCCCGTAGATCGTGTTGATCAGATGCCAGGTCGCGAGGTCGAAATACACGCCGTTGGGAATCTCGCGTGCATCGGTGCCGATCGTCTTGTAGCCCATCTCGCGCAGGATGGTCGCCATTTCCACGCGTCGATCGAAATCGGTGCCGGCCACGTGCACGCCGTGATGCGCCAGCACGTCGGACTTGCGCTCGAGCTGGCGCATGCGTTGCGGCCCGACCCGCACCAGCGAGAAGTCGGAAGTGCCGCCGCCGATGTCGGCGACCAGCACGAGTTGTTCGGTCTCAAGCCGCGACTCGTAGTCGAACGCCGCGGCAATCGGTTCGAACTGAAATTCGATGTCCTTGAAGCCGACCTGGCGCGCCGCTTCGGTCAGCGAGCGCTGGGCTGCGGCGTCGCTGGCCGGATCGTCGTCGACGAAGAAAACCGGGCGGCCGAGCACCACCCGTTCGATCGGATGCCGCGCGTGTTGCTCGGCGGTGTGCTTGAGCTGGCGCAGGAACGTGGCGATCACGTCGAGATAGCGCATCGAGCGGCCGCCGCCGATGTCGGTGGCGCTCTCCAGCAGCGGCGAGCCCAGGATGCTTTTGAGCGAGCGCATCAGGCGACCGTCGTAGCCGTCGATATAGGCCGCTATCGCGGCGCGCCCGAAGGCCTGCGAGTTTTCGTCGGCGTTGAAGAATACTGCCGTCGGCATGGTCGAGTGAGTGCCTTCGAGCGTGGCCAGGCGGATGCCGGCGTGCTCGGGCAGCGCAACGGCGGAATTGGAGGTGCCGAAATCGATCGCGCAGAAACTCATGATGGCGATGGGTGAGAAGCAGACAAGCCGCCGAGTCTAGCACGGCCTGACGGGTGGCCGGGACGCCGCTCCTGCTCCGGCATACGGGTTAACCCGTGTTTATGGCCCGATCTGGCCGAGGAGCCGGGGCTATCGAAAATATTTGAAATTCGTCTGTAAGGAAATGCGTGGCCTGTCCGACTACGGCTTCAACAAAGCAGCGCGGGCTGCGATCTTGAGCCGTCGAACGCACCCGCTCGGGCCGCATGGGCCACGTTGGCCACCCAGGATACCTATCGTTGAACGATTCGATGACCGATTGGCAGGAGCACGAATGATGACAAAGCAAACTCCGCAGAAAACACCGGCGATCCACCCGGCCTGGTTGCGAACCATGCACTGGCTCAATGCCGTTGCCGTGATTGTGATGGTGCTCAGCGGTTGGCGGATATACGACGCCTCGCCAATCTTCGGCTTTTCGTTTCCCCCGGGCATCACGCTGGGCGGCTGGCTGGCCGGCGCGCTGCTGTGGCACTTCGCGGCGATGTGGCTGCTGGCCATCAATGGCGTGCTGTATCTGGCATTCAACCTGTTCACAGGGCGTTTCGCCCGCAAATTTTTCCCGTTACGGCCTGCCGAGATCCTGCGCGATCTGGGTGCCGCACTGCGCGGGCGTCTGGCGCATGCCGATTTGCGGCATTACAACGCGGTGCAGAAGCTGGCCTATTTATTCGTGATGGTCGACATCGCGGTGCTGGTGCTCTCGGGGCTGGTGATTTTCAAGTCGGTGCAATTCCCATTGTTGCGCGAGTTGATGGGGGGCTACGACACGGCGCGCGTGGTGCATTTCGTCGCGATGTCTTTGCTGGTCGCGTTTTTCATCGTGCACGTGGCGATGGTGGCGCTGGTGCCGCGCACCCTGCTGGCGATGCTGCGCGGGCGCTGACCGATAACCATTAACGAGGAGAATGTGATGCCGCGACCCATAGCGTCGAATGAAATCGATAGCCGTACCGCGCAGGATATCGTCGAGGCCGCCCGCCAGGAGTTGGGTTCGCCGGCCCGCCGTCTGTTCGGCAGGCGCTTGCTGACCCTGGGCGGCCTGTCGATGCTGACCGGCTGCACGGTCAACGGCGAGGGCGACGCCGAAAAATTGCTGATGCAGGTCTCGCGCCTGAACGATCGCGCGCAGGCCTGGCTGTTCGATCCCACCCGGCTGGCGCCGACGTATCCGGCGAGCATGATCACCCGGCCGTTCCCGTTCAACGCCTATTACGGCATCGATCAGGTGCCTCGCGTGGCCGGCAGCACATACAAGCTGGAACTCGGCGGCCTGGTGGCCGACAAGCGCCCGTGGACACTGGCCGAACTCAACGCGCTGCCGCAGACCAGCCAGATCACGCGCCACATTTGCGTGGAAGGGTGGAGTGCCATTGGCCAGTGGGGCGGCGTGCCGTTCGGGCTGTTTCTCAAGCGCATTGGCGCGGACCTGAGTGCCAGGTACGTCGCCTTCAAATGTGCCGACGATTACTACACGAGTATCGATATGCCCACCGCGCTGCATCCGCAAACGCTGCTGGCGCTGCGCTACGGCGACCAGACGTTGCCGGCGAAGTATGGCTATCCGATGAAGCTGCGCATGCCGACCAAGCTGGGCTACAAGAATCCGAAGCACATCATGGCGATCACCGTGACCAATACGTATCCGGGCGGTTACTGGGAAGACCAGGGATACAACTGGTTCGGCGGCTCCTGAGGTGGTTGCGCGGTACCGATTTCGTCTGGCTTGCCAGATGTTTTATCCGGCATGGTGCCGGTTCATTTTAGATAGGGGCGTTTCATGAAAAAGTTGATGATGGCAGTACTGGCCGCTTGTATCGGCATGGCGTCGGCAGGTGCGTTTGCACAGGACACGATGAAAAAGGACGCGATGGGCCATGAGTCGATGGCCGAGAAGACGATGAACAAATCTCATGCGAAGCAATCGCATGCGATGAAGAAGGACGGCATGGCCATGAAGAACGACAGCATGGGCATGAAGAAGGACAGCAAGATGCAGTAAGCGCGACGGCAAGAGCGTCGCGGGCGCGGCCGGCGGTTTGCCGGCC
It contains:
- a CDS encoding phosphatase PAP2 family protein, with translation MLAPSHWMMLTNLADSAVLAPAALAIAIWLAASRAWRLATLWCALFGVGVVMVAATKIAFIGWGLGVRSLNFTGISGHTMLATAVYPTILWLVLQRYRPAVRNTGAALGLLFGVIVGLSRLVLHAHSPSEVVAGCLWGAVVSIGFIALSQLRSLPALHPLMFVCSLLLIGAVLYGTRAPSQRLIIRTALALSGHHEPYIRVTWRMRGTGRNQPAHAAPVCRDGLSGT
- a CDS encoding SDR family oxidoreductase; translation: MNSLPFLERFSLQGQCALVTGGARGLGFEIARAMAGAGAHVVISGRDPARLEQAREVIAAGGSAVSGAAFDMADTAAMRAALGAIVARQGRLDIVVNCVGARSRQPLQDFADDDIRALLETDLTAGILLAREAARHMLARGHGRLITVTSIAGHVARAGDAVYTAAKQGLTGLVRALAVEYGAHGITSNAIAPGFFATETNAPMVTDPAIVAHVERRIPLKRWGRPDEIAGAAVFLASPAASFVNGHVLTVDGGMTITM
- a CDS encoding Hsp70 family protein, with product MSFCAIDFGTSNSAVALPEHAGIRLATLEGTHSTMPTAVFFNADENSQAFGRAAIAAYIDGYDGRLMRSLKSILGSPLLESATDIGGGRSMRYLDVIATFLRQLKHTAEQHARHPIERVVLGRPVFFVDDDPASDAAAQRSLTEAARQVGFKDIEFQFEPIAAAFDYESRLETEQLVLVADIGGGTSDFSLVRVGPQRMRQLERKSDVLAHHGVHVAGTDFDRRVEMATILREMGYKTIGTDAREIPNGVYFDLATWHLINTIYGPKRSAEIRLMRHLYADPIHHDRLMRTVTQRLGHALAGCAEDAKIAVAAGSATRIDLELLEEDLSLAFDEHGLIESTREETQRIVAAATHTARAAGVAPQAIDALYFTGGSTGLRFLSNALAAAFPNALPVAGDRLASVATGLGIHARRIFS
- a CDS encoding cytochrome b/b6 domain-containing protein, with translation MMTKQTPQKTPAIHPAWLRTMHWLNAVAVIVMVLSGWRIYDASPIFGFSFPPGITLGGWLAGALLWHFAAMWLLAINGVLYLAFNLFTGRFARKFFPLRPAEILRDLGAALRGRLAHADLRHYNAVQKLAYLFVMVDIAVLVLSGLVIFKSVQFPLLRELMGGYDTARVVHFVAMSLLVAFFIVHVAMVALVPRTLLAMLRGR
- a CDS encoding molybdopterin-dependent oxidoreductase, producing the protein MPRPIASNEIDSRTAQDIVEAARQELGSPARRLFGRRLLTLGGLSMLTGCTVNGEGDAEKLLMQVSRLNDRAQAWLFDPTRLAPTYPASMITRPFPFNAYYGIDQVPRVAGSTYKLELGGLVADKRPWTLAELNALPQTSQITRHICVEGWSAIGQWGGVPFGLFLKRIGADLSARYVAFKCADDYYTSIDMPTALHPQTLLALRYGDQTLPAKYGYPMKLRMPTKLGYKNPKHIMAITVTNTYPGGYWEDQGYNWFGGS